One Setaria viridis chromosome 7, Setaria_viridis_v4.0, whole genome shotgun sequence genomic region harbors:
- the LOC117863109 gene encoding gibberellin 20 oxidase 2, producing MAASGSLPVVDLAPFFTEADGGGVARATEAVREACQTHGFFRAVNHGVSAELMARALELSAAFFALPDEEKAKARPAEGSEAPLPAGYARQPAHSADKNEYVLLFDPKLGFNEYPAEPAGFSEALEECYAKLTELGLLIQDILNECMGLPPGFLRDYNGDRSFDFMAALRYFPATEEESNGISAHEDGNCITFVIQDGVGGLEVLKDGDWVPAEPVHGSIIVNIADVIQVLSNNKLKSATHRVVRKPVHRHSFAFFFNIHGDKWIEPLPEFTAKIGEAPRYRGFVYSEYQQLRMRNKTHPPARPEDVVHITHYAI from the exons ATGGCGGCCAGCGGCTCGCTCCCCGTGGTGGATCTGGCGCCTTTTTTCACCGaagccgacggcggcggcgtcgcccgcgCCACCGAGGCCGTGCGCGAGGCTTGCCAGACGCACGGCTTCTTCCGCGCCGTCAACCACGGCGTGTCGGCGGAGCTCATGGCGCGCGCGCTCGAGCTGTCGGCCGCGTTCTTCGCGCTGCCGGACGAGGAGAAGGCCAAggcccggccggccgagggGTCCGAGGCTCCCCTCCCGGCCGGTTACGCGCGGCAGCCGGCGCACTCGGCCGACAAGAACGAGTACGTGCTGTTGTTTGATCCCAAGCTTGGGTTCAACGAGTACCCCGCCGAGCCAGCCGGATTCAG TGAGGCGCTGGAGGAGTGTTACGCCAAGCTCACCGAGCTGGGGCTGCTCATCCAGGACATCCTGAACGAGTGCATGGGCCTGCCGCCGGGGTTCCTCAGGGACTACAACGGCGACCGCAGCTTCGACTTCATGGCGGCGCTGCGCTACTTCCCGGCGACAGAGGAGGAGAGCAACGGCATCAGCGCGCACGAGGACGGCAACTGCATCACCTTCGTCATCCAGGACGGCGTCGGGGGCCTCGAGGTCCTCAAGGACGGCGACTGGGTCCCGGCGGAGCCCGTCCACGGCAGCATCATCGTCAACATAGCCGACGTCATACAGGTCctgagcaacaacaagttgAAGAGCGCGACGCACCGGGTGGTGAGGAAGCCGGTGCACAGGCACTCGTTCGCGTTCTTCTTCAACATCCACGGCGACAAGTGGATCGAGCCGCTGCCGGAGTTCACGGCCAAGATCGGCGAGGCGCCGCGATACAGGGGGTTCGTGTACAGCGAGTACCAGCAGCTGCGGATGAGGAACAAGACGCATCCGCCGGCCAGGCCCGAGGATGTCGTCCACATCACCCACTATGCCATCTAG
- the LOC117864281 gene encoding beta-ketoacyl-[acyl-carrier-protein] synthase III, chloroplastic isoform X1 — protein sequence MVAASGLALPRAAAPCPARTRAVPRAGFLRFAPPVALPPQQLRCCASTVDDGVVSAEASKPRLPRVVGMGSKLVGCGSAIPTLSISNDNLSKIVETSDEWIAARTGIRNRRVLSGDETLRGLSIQAAQRALEMAQVKAEDVDLVLLCTSTPDDLFGGAAQVLTEVGCTNAFGFDITAACSGFIVGLITATRFIKGGGIRNVLVVGADALSKFVDWTDRGTCILFGDAAGAVLVQACSADEDGLLGFCVQSDGNGQKHLNAATSNDESILSNTNGVPGFPPKKATYSCIQMNGKEVFRFAVRCVPQSIEKALEEAGLPASSIDWLLLHQANQRIIDAAASRLDIPSDKIISNLANYGNTSAASIPLALDEAVRSGKVKTGDIIAASGFGAGLTWGSAIVKWG from the exons ATGGTCGCCGCCTCCGGCCTCGCGCTGCCGCGGGCGGCCGCACCCTGCCCGGCGCGCACGCGCGCTGTCCCCCGGGCCGGCTTCCTCCGATtcgcgccgccggtggcgctGCCACCGCAGCAGCTACGGTGCTGCGCGTCCACTGTCGACGATGGTGTGGTGTCCGCAGAGGCCTCCAAGCCCCGCCTCCCCAG AGTGGTTGGTATGGGCTCAAAGCTCGTTGGGTGCGGATCGGCCATCCCAACACTTAGCATTTCAAATGATAACCTGTCGAAAATAGTTGAAACATCAGATGAATGGATTGCAGCTCGGACTGGGATTCGGAACAGACGAGTTCTTTCAG GAGATGAAACATTGCGAGGGCTCTCAATACAGGCGGCACAAAGGGCACTTGAGATGGCTCAAGTAAAAGCTGAAGATGTGGACCTTGTTCTCCTTTGTACATCTACTCCAGATGATCTGTTTGGAGGTGCCGCTCAG GTGCTGACGGAAGTGGGGTGCACAAATGCATTTGGATTTGATATTACAGCTGCCTGCAGTGGATTCATTGTTGGCTTAATCACAGCTACGCGTTTTATCAAAG GCGGGGGTATTCGGAATGTCCTAGTAGTTGGTGCAGATGCTCTTTCAAAATTCGTAGATTGGACAGACAGAGGTACATGCATCCTTTTTGGCGATGCTGCCGGTGCTGTGTTGGTTCAG GCATGCAGTGCTGATGAAGATGGCTTGCTAGGTTTTTGTGTTCAAAGTGATGGCAATGGACAAAA GCACCTAAATGCTGCAACGTCAAATGATGAGTCAATCTTATCCAACACCAATGGTGTTCCTGGATTTCCACCAAAGAAGGCAACCTACTCATGCATTCAAATGAATGGAAAGGAAGTTTTCCGCTTTGCTGTGCGATGCGTGCCGCAGTCCATTGAGAAGGCTCTCGAAGAAGCTGGTTTGCCTGCCTCCAGTATCGATTGGTTGTTGTTACATCAA GCTAATCAGCGGATTATTGATGCTGCTGCCAGCCGTTTAGATATCCCATCTGACAAGATTATTTCAAATCTTGCTAATTACGGCAACACCAGTGCAGCATCCATCCCATTAGCATTGGATGAGGCTGTTCGCAGCGGCAAGGTGAAGACCGGTGATATTATTGCGGCTTCAGGTTTTGGAGCTGGACTTACCTGGGGTTCGGCCATTGTCAAATGGGGCTAA
- the LOC117864282 gene encoding flavonol synthase/flavanone 3-hydroxylase encodes MAASGALPVVDLTPFLTWDEGGIARGTDTVREACRTHGFFRVVNHGVPAELLARALEQSAAFFALPDEEKARVRPAAASKAPLPAGYGRQPAHSTDKNEYLVVFDPKLGFNVYPTEPAGFRETLDECHGKLTELGLLIQEILNECMGLPPGFLSNYNNNRGFDHMTSKRYFPATEEENIGFSEHEDGNCITFIFQDGVGGLEVLKDGHWVPAEPVDGSIIVNIGDVIQVLSNGKLKSATHRVVRKSVHRHSFAFFFNLHGDKLVEPLPEFTAKIGEAPRYRRFLYREYQQLRVRNKTHPPARPEDIVRITHYAI; translated from the exons ATGGCGGCCAGCGGCGCCCTCCCCGTGGTGGACCTGACGCCTTTCCTCACCTGGGACGAGGGAGGCATCGCGCGCGGCACCGATACCGTGCGAGAGGCGTGCCGGACTCACGGCTTCTTCCGCGTCGTCAACCACGGCGTGCCCGCCGAGCTCTTGGCGCGCGCGCTCGAGCAGTCGGCCGCGTTCTTCGCGCTGCCGGACGAGGAGAAGGCCAGggtccggccggccgcggcgtccAAGGCGCCCCTCCCGGCCGGTTATGGGCGGCAGCCGGCGCACTCGACCGACAAGAACGAGTACCTGGTGGTCTTTGATCCGAAACTCGGGTTCAATGTGTACCCAACTGAGCCAGCTGGATTCAg AGAGACGCTGGACGAGTGCCACGGCAAGCTCACCGAACTGGGGTTGCTTATCCAGGAGATCCTGAACGAGTGCATGGGCCTTCCGCCGGGCTTCCTCAGCAACTACAACAACAACCGCGGGTTCGACCACATGACGTCAAAGCGCTACTTcccggcgacggaggaggagaacATCGGCTTCAGCGAGCACGAGGACGGCAACTGCATCACCTTCATCTTCCAGGACGGCGTCGGGGGCCTCGAGGTCCTCAAGGACGGCCACTGGGTCCCGGCGGAGCCCGTCGACGGCAGCATCATCGTCAACATCGGCGATGTCATACAG GTGCTGAGCAACGGCAAGTTGAAGAGCGCGACGCACCGGGTGGTGAGGAAGTCGGTGCACAGGCACTCGTTCGCCTTCTTCTTCAACCTGCACGGCGACAAGTTGGTCGAGCCGCTGCCGGAGTTCACAGCCAAGATCGGCGAGGCGCCACGGTACAGGAGGTTCCTGTACAGGGAGTACCAGCAGCTGCGGGTGAGGAACAAGACGCATCCGCCGGCCAGGCCCGAGGATATTGTTCGCATCACCCACTACGCCATCTAG
- the LOC117864281 gene encoding beta-ketoacyl-[acyl-carrier-protein] synthase III, chloroplastic isoform X2, with protein MLGVLSPFFFCGNGLIVSRCLFWFWQFSAKAGSNCCIRVVGMGSKLVGCGSAIPTLSISNDNLSKIVETSDEWIAARTGIRNRRVLSGDETLRGLSIQAAQRALEMAQVKAEDVDLVLLCTSTPDDLFGGAAQVLTEVGCTNAFGFDITAACSGFIVGLITATRFIKGGGIRNVLVVGADALSKFVDWTDRGTCILFGDAAGAVLVQACSADEDGLLGFCVQSDGNGQKHLNAATSNDESILSNTNGVPGFPPKKATYSCIQMNGKEVFRFAVRCVPQSIEKALEEAGLPASSIDWLLLHQANQRIIDAAASRLDIPSDKIISNLANYGNTSAASIPLALDEAVRSGKVKTGDIIAASGFGAGLTWGSAIVKWG; from the exons ATGCTGGGTGTGTTATCGccgttttttttttgcgggaatGGTTTGATTGTTTCGAGATGCTTATTTTGGTTTTGGCAGTTTTCTGCGAAGGCTGGCTCCAACTGCTGCATAAG AGTGGTTGGTATGGGCTCAAAGCTCGTTGGGTGCGGATCGGCCATCCCAACACTTAGCATTTCAAATGATAACCTGTCGAAAATAGTTGAAACATCAGATGAATGGATTGCAGCTCGGACTGGGATTCGGAACAGACGAGTTCTTTCAG GAGATGAAACATTGCGAGGGCTCTCAATACAGGCGGCACAAAGGGCACTTGAGATGGCTCAAGTAAAAGCTGAAGATGTGGACCTTGTTCTCCTTTGTACATCTACTCCAGATGATCTGTTTGGAGGTGCCGCTCAG GTGCTGACGGAAGTGGGGTGCACAAATGCATTTGGATTTGATATTACAGCTGCCTGCAGTGGATTCATTGTTGGCTTAATCACAGCTACGCGTTTTATCAAAG GCGGGGGTATTCGGAATGTCCTAGTAGTTGGTGCAGATGCTCTTTCAAAATTCGTAGATTGGACAGACAGAGGTACATGCATCCTTTTTGGCGATGCTGCCGGTGCTGTGTTGGTTCAG GCATGCAGTGCTGATGAAGATGGCTTGCTAGGTTTTTGTGTTCAAAGTGATGGCAATGGACAAAA GCACCTAAATGCTGCAACGTCAAATGATGAGTCAATCTTATCCAACACCAATGGTGTTCCTGGATTTCCACCAAAGAAGGCAACCTACTCATGCATTCAAATGAATGGAAAGGAAGTTTTCCGCTTTGCTGTGCGATGCGTGCCGCAGTCCATTGAGAAGGCTCTCGAAGAAGCTGGTTTGCCTGCCTCCAGTATCGATTGGTTGTTGTTACATCAA GCTAATCAGCGGATTATTGATGCTGCTGCCAGCCGTTTAGATATCCCATCTGACAAGATTATTTCAAATCTTGCTAATTACGGCAACACCAGTGCAGCATCCATCCCATTAGCATTGGATGAGGCTGTTCGCAGCGGCAAGGTGAAGACCGGTGATATTATTGCGGCTTCAGGTTTTGGAGCTGGACTTACCTGGGGTTCGGCCATTGTCAAATGGGGCTAA
- the LOC117863496 gene encoding V-type proton ATPase subunit D — protein MAGQNQRLNVVPTVTMLGVMKARLVGATRGHALLKKKSDALTVQFRAILKKIVAAKESMGETMRASSFSLAEAKYVAGDGVRHVVLQSVRAASVRVRSHQENVAGVKLPKFTHFVDPAAASGGPSNASPSLTGLARGGQQVAACRAAHVKAIEVLVELASLQTSFLTLDEAIKTTNRRVNALENVVKPRIENTISYIKGELDELEREDFFRLKKIQGYKKREIERQRANAKLFAEEQLAEDLALKRGISVGAAANLLVAGGEKDDDIIF, from the coding sequence atgGCGGGGCAGAACCAGCGGCTCAACGTCGTGCCGACGGTCACGATGCTCGGCGTGATGAAGGcgcggctcgtcggcgccaCCCGCGGCCACGCGCTGCTGAAGAAGAAGTCCGACGCGCTCACCGTCCAGTTCCGCGCCATCCTCAAGAAGATCGTCGCCGCCAAGGAGTCCATGGGGGAGACGATGCgcgcctcctccttctccctcgcCGAGGCCAAGTACGTCGCCGGGGACGGCGTCCGCCACGTCGTCCTCCAGTCCGtccgcgccgcctccgtccgGGTCCGATCCCACCAGGAGAACGTCGCCGGGGTCAAGCTCCCCAAGTTCACCCACTtcgtcgaccccgccgccgcctccgggggGCCCTCCAACGCGTCCCCGAGCCTCACGGGCCTCGCCCGCGGCGGGCAGCAGGTAgccgcctgccgcgccgcgcacGTCAAGGCCATCGAGGTGCTCGTCGAGCTCGCCTCGCTCCAGACATCCTTCCTCACGCTCGACGAGGCCATCAAGACCACCAACCGCCGCGTCAACGCGCTAGAGAACGTCGTCAAGCCCAGGATCGAGAACACCATCAGCTACATCAAGGGGGAGCTCGACGAGCTCGAGCGCGAGGACTTCTTCAGGCTCAAGAAGATCCAGGGCTACAAGAAGAGGGAGATCGAGCGCCAGAGGGCCAACGCCAAACTATTCGCCGAGGAGCAGCTCGCCGAGGATCTCGCGCTCAAGAGGGGCATCTCCGTGGGGGCTGCGGCAAATCTGCTGGTTGCTGGAGGGGAGAAGGACGACGACATCATCTTTTGA
- the LOC117863495 gene encoding glutamyl-tRNA(Gln) amidotransferase subunit A, chloroplastic/mitochondrial yields the protein MPPPLQAHRLLISHRRLPTPARRRFTAVSSVQSAPATTLAPGPATSSILSIRESLLSGERTAVDITSEYLSRLRRTEPSVRSFIHVADAAAEREAEELDRRIASGEKDAVGPLAGVLVGVKDNLCTANMPSTGGSRILDGYRPAYDATAVRRLREAGAIVVGKTNLDEFGMGSTTEGSAFQVTTNPWDDSRVPGGSSGGSASAVSARQCVVSLGSDTGGSVRQPASFCGVVGLKPTYGRVSRFGLMAYASSLDVVGCFGSSVFDTATILSVVAGHDKMDSTSSSQDVPDYASELVSLDSLESKPLNGVRIGIIQETLGEGVDTGVVSSIKGAASHLERLGSVVEEVSLPSFSLGLPAYYILASSEASSNLSRYDGIRYGRQVSADDLNEVYGESRANGLGHEVKMRILMGTYALSAGYYDAYYKRAQQVRTLVKESFKDALERYDILISPAAPSAAYKIGEKINDPLAMYAGDIMTVNVNLAGLPALVVPCGFVEGGAAGLPVGLQMIGSPFSEGNLLRVGHIFEQTLQNFSFVPPLLAEH from the exons atgCCGCCCCCTCTCCAGGCCCACCGCCTCCTCATCTCCCACCGACGCCTCCCCactcccgctcgccgccggttCACCGCCGTCTCTTCCGTCCAATCCGCTCCCGCCACGACCTTAGCCCCGGGGCCCGCCACATCGTCCATCCTCTCCATCCGCGAGTCGCTGCTCTCCGGCGAGAGGACCGCGGTGGACATCACCTCCGAGTAcctctcccgcctccgccgcaccGAGCCGAGCGTGCGCAGCTTCATCCacgtcgcggacgccgccgcagagcgggaggcggaggagctcgACCGGAGGATTGCCTCCGGGGAGAAGGATGCGGTGGGGCCGCTCGCTGGAGTGCTGGTGGGAGTGAAGGACAACCTCTGCACCGCCAACATGCCCTCCACTGGCGGGTCGCGGATACTGGACGGATACCGGCCGGCGTACGACGCCACGGCGGTGCGGCGGCTGCGCGAGGCTGGCGCCATTGTGGTGGGGAAGACGAACCTCGACGAATTCGGCATGGGGAGCACCACCGAGGGCTCTGCGTTTCAG GTGACAACAAATCCGTGGGATGATTCACGTGTGCCCGGGGGATCGTCTGGTGGTTCTGCTTCTGCTGTTTCTGCTAGACAGTGCGTAGTGTCACTAGGAAGTGATACAGGTGGAAGTGTGAGACAACCTGCGTCGTTTTGTGGCGTAGTGGGGTTGAAGCCAACTTATGGTCGGGTATCTCGTTTTGGCCTCATGGCCTATGCTTCATCGCTGGATGTTGTGGGATGCTTTGGTTCATCAGTTTTTGACACTGCAACCATCTTGTCTGTTGTCGCgggccatgacaagatggattcAACCAGCAGTTCGCAG GATGTTCCAGACTATGCATCAGAGTTAGTCTCTCTAGATTCACTTGAATCAAAACCATTAAATGGTGTAAGAATTGGGATTATACAagaaactcttggagaaggtgtGGACACTGGAGTTGTATCATCAATCAAGGGTGCTGCTTCACACCTGGAACGGCTTGGATCTGTGGTGGAAGAG GTTTCACTGCCTTCGTTTTCTCTTGGCTTACCAGCTTATTACATACTAGCTTCATCTGAAGCTTCATCTAATCTATCACGCTATGATGGTATCAG GTATGGAAGGCAGGTTTCAGCTGATGATTTGAACGAGGTTTATGGAGAGTCCCGGGCTAACGGTTTGGGTCACGAG GTGAAAATGAGAATTTTGATGGGAACCTATGCTCTTTCTGCTGGGTACTATGATGCATACTACAAACGAGCGCAGCAG GTGAGGACATTGGTTAAGGAAAGCTTCAAAGATGCTTTGGAAAGATATGATATTCTTATTTCACCAGCTGCGCCATCAGCAGCCTACAAGATAG GTGAAAAGATAAATGATCCATTAGCCATGTATGCAGGAGATATCATGACG GTCAATGTTAATTTGGCCGGGCTTCCTGCATTGGTTGTGCCTTGCGGATTTGTTGAAGGTGGAGCTGCGGGGCTCCCAGTTGGATTACAGATGATCGGATCACCATTCAGTGAG GGGAATTTGCTGAGAGTAGGTCACATCTTTGAGCAGACACTCCAGAATTTCAGTTTTGTTCCACCTTTGCTGGCAGAACACTAG